In a single window of the Rhizoctonia solani chromosome 16, complete sequence genome:
- a CDS encoding Retrotransposable element Tf2 protein has translation MDQKKIEAVTSWPQPKTVKQVQAFLGFVNYLRRFIPNFSSVARPLHNLTKKETPWSWGNQEEAAFQELKLLVIQSPVLVHSNPDLPYYLETDASGVAMGAILSQQGLDNWLHPVAYMSKSFSGAKANYDTHNKELLAIIKALEEWRIFLEATGRPIQVFTDHWNLEYWMQAQTFNCRHACWRIFLSNFNFKIHYCPGKQSGKPDALSRRLDYTDEPKEPEVMLPEEVFANTSEEELDIVTEIRSKLREDPSLDQIIQFLTEDADNAPPSIRKAYWDYDWEEDLLWYCGKLVVLDSEPLKGWLLKEFHDSPLAGHPGQQRTLELLSQNYWWPGMKSSAKEWVECCPTCQANRRAHNPVIALKPLEVPPFPFHTISYDFITGFPKSEGYDAILVVIDSFSKFGHFIPTSKKVSAKGLANLFVTHIWKLHGLPVRTISDQGTTFTGKFLRALYQRLGIQPSFSLAYHPESDGQTKRVNQFIEFYLRSYVAADHSDWAKWLPLAEYAYNNAKHAATGKTPFELVYGRNPIMNPSTVPANVPEADLVANTLAQEWQEAESALRMTKERMARPKGIIPEYSVGKKVWLDGKNVVLRTNSNKLDPKQLGPFKVTEKVSSHAYRLRLPDTLKIHNVFYVGLLSKVHKSPSQPFPERPPPETIEGEEEYKVKQIIDSKRQWGKWFYLIKWKGYGPEDNSWEPEELLENSQEEIQRFNKSQLKKACDSAKSL, from the coding sequence atggaccagaaaaagattgaggcagtTACGTCATGGCCGCAGCCCAAGACGgttaaacaggtccaggccttcctagggtttgtcaattacctccgccggttcatccccaacttcagctctgTTGCGCGCCCTCTGCATaatctcacaaaaaaggaaaccccttggtcatggggtaaccaaGAGGAAGCAGCATTCCAGGAACTGAAACTTCTTGTCATCCAATCACCGGTTCTTGTCCATTCCAACCCGGATCTACCCtattaccttgaaacagacgcatcaggggtagcaatgggagctatactcagtcaacaagGCCTAGACAATTGGCTTCATCCAGTTGCatacatgtccaagtccttctctGGCGCCAaagctaattatgacacacacaataaggaattattggcaatcatcaaagcactggaggaatggcggaTCTTCTTAGAAGCAACGGGTAGACCCATTCAGGTGTTCACTGATCATTGGAatctggaatactggatgcaggcacaaacCTTCAATTGCAGACACGCTTgttggcgcatcttcctgagcaattttaATTTCAAGAtccattattgcccaggaaaacagtcagggaaaccagatgccctatCCAGAAGATTGGACTACACAGATGAGCCaaaagaaccagaagtcatgctcccAGAAGAAGTATTTGCAAACACATCGGAAGAGGAACTTGATATCGTCACAGAAATACGTTCCAAGCTAAGGGAAGACCCTTCCCTGGACcagatcatccaattcctgacagaagatgcggaTAATGCGCCTCCCTCCATCCGGAAGGCCTATtgggattatgactgggaggaagacctccTATGGTATTGCGGAAAATTGGTAGTGCTGGACTCAGAACCTCTAAAGGGTTGGTTACTtaaggaattccatgactccccgcTGGCGGGTCACCCAGGGCAACAGAGAACATTGGAACTCCTCAGCCaaaactactggtggccaggcatgaagtcatcagccaaggaatgggtagaatgttgccccacctgccaagccaatcgcCGCGCTCACAACCCAGTCATAGCCttgaaacccttagaagttcccccctttccATTCCATACCATCTCATACGACTTTATCACAGGCTTCCCCAAgtcagaaggatatgatgcaatactGGTGGTCATAGATTcattttccaaatttggccacttcattCCAACCTCAAAAAAGGTGTCAGCTAAAGGATTGGCTAATCTCTTTGTCacccatatttggaaactccaCGGACTCCCTGTTAGAACCATATCAGACCAAGGGACAACGTTTACTGGGAAATTCCTCAGAGCCCTGTACCAAAGGCTGGGGATCcaaccatccttctccttggcttatcacccagaatcagacggacaaacCAAGCgcgtcaaccagttcatcgaGTTCTACCTAAGATCTTACGTAGCAGCAGATCACTCGGATTGGGCAAAATGGTTGCCACTTGCGGAGtatgcgtacaacaatgcaaaaCACGCTGCAACcggaaaaaccccctttgaactggtttatggaaggaatcccaTAATGAACCCATCAACCGTACCGgccaacgtaccagaagcagaccttgtaGCCAATACCCTGGCCCAGGAATGGCAGGAGGCAGAGTCAGCACTCAGAATGACCAAGGAACGCATGGCAAGACCAAAAGGGATAATACCAGAATACTCCGTGGGCAAGAAAGTATGGCttgatggaaaaaacgtggtaCTTAGGACAAACTCTAACAAGCTGGATCCCAAGCAACTAGGTCCGTTCAAAGTCACAGAAAAAGTATcaagccacgcctaccgcctgaGACTCCCAGAcaccctgaaaatccacaatgtgtTCTATGTAGGGTTGCTGTCCAAAGTACACAAATCCCCCAGTCAGCCCTTTCCAgaaagaccccctcctgaaaccatagaaggggaagaggagtacaaagtcaaacaaatcattgactccaagcgACAAtggggaaaatggttttacctaataaaatggaagggatatggtccggaagacaactcctgggaaccagaagaactcctggaaaacagtcaagaggagattcaacgcttcaacaagtcacaactgaaaaaggcttgtgactctgccaagagcctttaa
- a CDS encoding Retrotransposable element Tf2 protein, with protein MNNYPADPLKTLIDSGATLNFISPSIVEKYKIPKTQLENPRVVRMLDGTISQTGCIWHQVQLAVSANGHPHTIPFLVCPIGNTPAILGMTWLTAEAPLIDWQQGLVTFPKQIQIASKEEADSDLLADLPPQYHEFAKVFGKEEFKVLPPHREYDISIDLIPDAKLTPGPIYGMTDAESKALKQHINEELATGKIRPSTSSTGAPVMFVKKADGSLRLVVDYRKLNDVTHRNVYPLPRQDDLMAKLRYAKIFTKLDLRWGYNNVRIKEGDEWKTAFRTKYGLFEYLVMPFGLTNAPAAFQHFMNNLFRDLINVTVVIYLDNILIFSEKPEDHPAHVTEVLS; from the coding sequence ATGAACAACTACCCGGCAGACCCTCTgaaaaccctcattgactcaggagccacattgaacttcatctccccctcaattgtggaaaaatataaaatcccaaaaacccaactcgaaaatccacgagttgtgagaatgttagatggtactatttcccagactggttgcatctggcaccaggttcaacttgcggtctcggccaatggccacccccacactatcccatttcttgtttgccccatcggcaacaccccggcaatcctaggcatgacatggttaacggcagaagctcctctgattgattggcaacagggactagtcacattccccaAACAAATTCAGATtgcctccaaggaagaagcggactcaGATCTTTTGGCAGACcttccccctcagtaccatgagtttgctaaagtctttggcaaggaagaatttaaggtcctccctccacatagggagtacgACATCTCTATAGACCTTATTCCGGATGCCAAACTGAcccctggccccatatatggcatgactgatgcagaatccaaggcgctcaagCAACACATCAATGAAGAGTTAgccacaggcaagatccgccctagtacttcctcaacaggcgccccggtcatgtttgtcaaaaaggcagatggatctcttaggctggttgtggattaccgGAAACTCAATGACGTAACCCACAGAAACGTATACCCGCTCCCAAGacaggatgacctcatggcaaagTTAAGATATGCCAAAATATTTACAAAACTTgacttacgctggggttacaataatgtcaggattaaggaaggggatgaatggaagacagcgtTCAGGACTAAATACGGGCTGTTTGAGTATctggtcatgccttttggcctcactaacgccccagccgccttccagcatttcatgaacaatctattcagggacctgatCAACGTAACCGTGGTTATCTATCTGGACAACATCCTTATCTTCTCTGAAAAACCAGAAGACCACCCAGCTCATGTCACGGAGGTTCTGTCttga
- a CDS encoding Retrotransposon-derived protein PEG10 produces MTDKAADWALPIIGTIIKGKGNPPTTIPALTAKFKEAFANPDAKRAAARKIAALTQTTTTSEYVTKFRNLMAELDWNTEAYIAQFTRGLHWKVKELLSTKDNIPDNDLEAIFAASIKIDNIRWENKENQPKKAPTKSLVSATTSTSTTTTRVRLSKDPNYVTPEERDRCRASGLCVKCGQKGHGIKQCPNGWKATIKEVAKVAEEEPGKE; encoded by the coding sequence atgactgataaggctgccgactgggctctccctatcatagggaccatcatcaagggcaagggtaaccctcctaccaccatcccggcTTTAActgccaaattcaaagaagcattTGCcaacccagatgccaaaagGGCCGcggccaggaagattgcagcgctcactcagacaaccaccacgtctgagtacgtcaccaagttccgcaatcttatggcagaacttgattggaatactgaggcgtacattgcccagtttacgcgcggtcttcactggaaggtgaaagaactcctgtccactaAAGACAATATCCCGGACAATGATCTTGAGGCTATATTTGCTGcctcaatcaaaattgacaacattcgttgggaaaacaaggagaaccaacCCAAGAAAGCCCCTACCAAATCCCTGGTCTCTGCGACCACATCTACCTCCACCACAACAAcaagggtccgcctatccaaAGACCCTAACTATGTTACaccagaagaaagggaccgttGCCGCGCGTCGGGCCtgtgtgtcaagtgcggccaaaaagGGCACGgtatcaaacaatgccccaacggatggaaggccacgATCAAGGAAGTGGCTAAAGTAGCAGAAGAGGAGCCGGGAAAAGAATAG